One genomic region from Equus asinus isolate D_3611 breed Donkey chromosome 8, EquAss-T2T_v2, whole genome shotgun sequence encodes:
- the TBX1 gene encoding T-box transcription factor TBX1 isoform X1: protein MDARSPLSPRASAFSITSLVAAEASEHTTRLGPGSSERVKLRRLLGSPAGMHFSTVTRDMEAFTASSLSSLGAAGGFPGAASPGADPYGPREPPPPRYDPCAAAAPGPPPPHAYPFAPAAGAATSAAAEPEGPGASCAAAGKAPVKKNAKVASVSVQLEMKALWDEFNQLGTEMIVTKAGRRMFPTFQVKLFGMDPMADYMLLMDFVPVDDKRYRYAFHSSSWLVAGKADPATPGRVHYHPDSPAKGAQWMKQIVSFDKLKLTNNLLDDNGHIILNSMHRYQPRFHVVYVDPRKDSEKYAEENFKTFVFEETRFTAVTAYQNHRITQLKIASNPFAKGFRDCDPEDWPRNHRPGALPLMSAFARSRNPVASPTPPNGAEKDAAEARREFERDAGGPAVLGDPAHPPQLLARVLSPALPGAGGAGGLVPLPGAPGGRPSPPHSELRLEAPGASEPLHHHPYKYPAAAYDHYLGAKSRPAPYPLPGLRGHSYHPHAHPHHHHHHPAVSPAAAAAAAAAAAAANMYSSAGAAPPGSYDYCPR from the exons ATGGACGCACGGAGCCCGCTGTCTCCCCGGGCCAGCGCGTTCAGCATCACCTCTCTGGTTGCAGCGGAGGCCTCGGAGCACACCACTCGCCTGGGCCCTGGGTCCTCCGAGCGGGTGAAGCTTCGCCGGCTGCTGGGATCCCCGGCCGGGATGCACTTCAGCACCGTCACCAGGGACATGGAAG CCTTCACGGCCAGCAGCCTGAGCAGCCTGGGGGCCGCGGGGGGCTTCCCGGGCGCCGCGTCGCCGGGCGCCGACCCGTACGGCCCGCGCGAGCCCCCGCCGCCGCGCTACGACCCgtgcgccgccgccgccccgggcCCGCCGCCGCCGCACGCCTATCCGTTCGCGCCGGCCGCCGGGGCCGCCACCAGCGCCGCCGCCGAGCCCGAGGGCCCCGGGGCCAGCTGCGCGGCCGCCGGCAAGGCGCCGGTGAAGAAGAACGCGAAGGTGGCCAGCGTGAGCGTGCAGCTGGAGATGAAGGCGCTGTGGGACGAGTTCAATCAGCTGGGCACCGAGATGATCGTCACCAAGGCCGGCAG GCGCATGTTCCCCACCTTCCAAGTGAAGCTCTTCGGCATGGACCCCATGGCCGACTACATGCTCCTCATGGACTTTGTGCCCGTGGACGACAAGCGCTACCG GTATGCCTTCCACAGCTCCTCGTGGCTGGTGGCCGGGAAGGCGGACCCTGCCACGCCAGGCCGTGTGCACTACCACCCTGACTCGCCCGCCAAGGGTGCACAGTGGATGAAGCAAATTGTGTCCTTCGACAAGCTCAAGCTGACTAACAACCTGCTGGACGACAACGGCCAT ATTATTCTCAACTCCATGCACAGATACCAGCCCCGCTTCCATGTTGTCTACGTGGATCCCCGAAAAGATAGTGAGAAATACGCCGAGGAGAACTTCAAAACCTTCGTGTTCGAGGAGACGCGCTTCACCGCGGTCACTGCCTACCAGAACCACCGG ATCACGCAGCTCAAGATCGCCAGCAACCCTTTCGCCAAAGGCTTCAGAGACTGCGACCCTGAGGACTG GCCCCGGAACCACCGGCCCGGGGCCCTGCCGCTCATGAGTGCCTTCGCGCGCTCGCGGAACCCGGTGGCCTCGCCCACGCCGCCCAACGGCGCGGAGAAAG ACGCGGCCGAGGCTCGGCGAGAATTCGAGCGCGACGCGGGCGGGCCGGCCGTGCTCGGGGACCCGGCGCACCCGCCGCAGCTGCTGGCGCGGGTGCTGAGCCCCGCGCTGCCCGGGGCCGGGGGCGCCGGCGGCCTCGTCCCGCTGCCCGGTGCGCCCGGAGGCCGGCCCAGCCCCCCGCACTCCGAGCTGCGCCTGGAGGCGCCCGGCGCGTCGGAGCCGCTGCACCACCACCCCTACAAGTACCCGGCCGCCGCCTACGACCACTACCTCGGGGCCAAGAGCCGGCCGGCGCCCTACCCGCTGCCCGGCCTGCGCGGCCACAGCTACCACCCGCACGCGCACccgcaccaccaccaccaccaccccgcCGTGAgccccgccgcggccgccgccgccgccgccgccgcggccgccgccaaCATGTACTCGTCGGCCGGGGCCGCACCGCCCGGCTCCTACGACTACTGCCCCAGATAA
- the TBX1 gene encoding T-box transcription factor TBX1 isoform X2, which produces MHFSTVTRDMEAFTASSLSSLGAAGGFPGAASPGADPYGPREPPPPRYDPCAAAAPGPPPPHAYPFAPAAGAATSAAAEPEGPGASCAAAGKAPVKKNAKVASVSVQLEMKALWDEFNQLGTEMIVTKAGRRMFPTFQVKLFGMDPMADYMLLMDFVPVDDKRYRYAFHSSSWLVAGKADPATPGRVHYHPDSPAKGAQWMKQIVSFDKLKLTNNLLDDNGHIILNSMHRYQPRFHVVYVDPRKDSEKYAEENFKTFVFEETRFTAVTAYQNHRITQLKIASNPFAKGFRDCDPEDWPRNHRPGALPLMSAFARSRNPVASPTPPNGAEKDAAEARREFERDAGGPAVLGDPAHPPQLLARVLSPALPGAGGAGGLVPLPGAPGGRPSPPHSELRLEAPGASEPLHHHPYKYPAAAYDHYLGAKSRPAPYPLPGLRGHSYHPHAHPHHHHHHPAVSPAAAAAAAAAAAAANMYSSAGAAPPGSYDYCPR; this is translated from the exons ATGCACTTCAGCACCGTCACCAGGGACATGGAAG CCTTCACGGCCAGCAGCCTGAGCAGCCTGGGGGCCGCGGGGGGCTTCCCGGGCGCCGCGTCGCCGGGCGCCGACCCGTACGGCCCGCGCGAGCCCCCGCCGCCGCGCTACGACCCgtgcgccgccgccgccccgggcCCGCCGCCGCCGCACGCCTATCCGTTCGCGCCGGCCGCCGGGGCCGCCACCAGCGCCGCCGCCGAGCCCGAGGGCCCCGGGGCCAGCTGCGCGGCCGCCGGCAAGGCGCCGGTGAAGAAGAACGCGAAGGTGGCCAGCGTGAGCGTGCAGCTGGAGATGAAGGCGCTGTGGGACGAGTTCAATCAGCTGGGCACCGAGATGATCGTCACCAAGGCCGGCAG GCGCATGTTCCCCACCTTCCAAGTGAAGCTCTTCGGCATGGACCCCATGGCCGACTACATGCTCCTCATGGACTTTGTGCCCGTGGACGACAAGCGCTACCG GTATGCCTTCCACAGCTCCTCGTGGCTGGTGGCCGGGAAGGCGGACCCTGCCACGCCAGGCCGTGTGCACTACCACCCTGACTCGCCCGCCAAGGGTGCACAGTGGATGAAGCAAATTGTGTCCTTCGACAAGCTCAAGCTGACTAACAACCTGCTGGACGACAACGGCCAT ATTATTCTCAACTCCATGCACAGATACCAGCCCCGCTTCCATGTTGTCTACGTGGATCCCCGAAAAGATAGTGAGAAATACGCCGAGGAGAACTTCAAAACCTTCGTGTTCGAGGAGACGCGCTTCACCGCGGTCACTGCCTACCAGAACCACCGG ATCACGCAGCTCAAGATCGCCAGCAACCCTTTCGCCAAAGGCTTCAGAGACTGCGACCCTGAGGACTG GCCCCGGAACCACCGGCCCGGGGCCCTGCCGCTCATGAGTGCCTTCGCGCGCTCGCGGAACCCGGTGGCCTCGCCCACGCCGCCCAACGGCGCGGAGAAAG ACGCGGCCGAGGCTCGGCGAGAATTCGAGCGCGACGCGGGCGGGCCGGCCGTGCTCGGGGACCCGGCGCACCCGCCGCAGCTGCTGGCGCGGGTGCTGAGCCCCGCGCTGCCCGGGGCCGGGGGCGCCGGCGGCCTCGTCCCGCTGCCCGGTGCGCCCGGAGGCCGGCCCAGCCCCCCGCACTCCGAGCTGCGCCTGGAGGCGCCCGGCGCGTCGGAGCCGCTGCACCACCACCCCTACAAGTACCCGGCCGCCGCCTACGACCACTACCTCGGGGCCAAGAGCCGGCCGGCGCCCTACCCGCTGCCCGGCCTGCGCGGCCACAGCTACCACCCGCACGCGCACccgcaccaccaccaccaccaccccgcCGTGAgccccgccgcggccgccgccgccgccgccgccgcggccgccgccaaCATGTACTCGTCGGCCGGGGCCGCACCGCCCGGCTCCTACGACTACTGCCCCAGATAA